The Dioscorea cayenensis subsp. rotundata cultivar TDr96_F1 chromosome 11, TDr96_F1_v2_PseudoChromosome.rev07_lg8_w22 25.fasta, whole genome shotgun sequence genomic interval GAGTGACTTGCAAAGCCATTAGAGGTTCTGATTCGTGAGCCAAGGTTGGGATTAAAGGTTGGAGCTTTGAGAAGTCACGAGCTTGGTCGCCGGCGAAGTCTTGGAAATCTCCGGTGGATTCGGAGATGGTGAGAGAGACGGAGTCGCCGTCGGTGTAGTAGAGCTCGTAGACGTCTGGGGAGGAAGGGGATTGACGGACATGGCCGGCGAAAGGGAAGAAGTGCTGGAGAGTGAGTGAAAGAGAGGATTTGAAGGTCGGAAGATGGTCGGAGATGAAGTGGGAGGTTGGGTGAGGGAACTTGTAGAAGAAGAGACGCTCGACTACGCCGCCGCCGAGGAAGAAGATGTCGGTGAAGAGGAGAGGGATGGAGGTTTCTGGGACGGAGGACTTGGGAGGGGAGATGAAGCATTGTTCAAGGGTGGTGAGTGATGGGGACGACGACGCCATTGATGATTGTGGAGCTTGAGAGCTTGAGAtgaaatggagaagaagaagaagaagaagagtgatGATGAAGCTGAGGGTTTGGTTTTGGTTATATAACCCTGGAAAGATCTGAAATTATTTAGGTAGAATACTGTAAATGTTTTTTCGACTTAGATCACTCTCCTCTTTTAGTTCTTTACTTGAAAATGCTTCAAactaattgttttgtttttgaaaattaattcaCGTAATCtctttacatttaaaaataaccCAACTAGCCTTTCTAATACAGgactaatttaattattttcaaaggtaaaaaaaaaattaaataaactcatttttaagagtataaaaattaatttaaaatatttttgagtagagggattaaaaaaatagagtgacCTATTTGGGGAGATCATAATTGCAAATATTATATCAATTATTTATGCATGACTTTTGTGGagtttttttgtcattttatatataaaaaatatttgtctttATGTTTGTGTATGTCAGTATGTGTTGGAAAagcttgttttattatttattaaagagAGTTTTGTGTGGTGGTGAAAATTGTGGTTCACATGGGATTCTTGATgagttgtgtttgtttgtgtagGCAGTGGTGGGATGGTGTTGGATGGAAAGAATGATGAGCATGGAATTTAATGCTTtagattattaataattatttgtgcATTGATGGAATTTGAGGGTtgagattattaattattgaatgTGCATTAAACGTGGTTATTATTTGTTGAGTTTAGAAAGTATAGAGATCCCTTTTGATTTATTGATGAGGGAagtataagaaatataatataacataaatagTTGAGTTGGAGTGCAAGTGCTGCAGTgcatggattattattattatttatacatactattaaagtagatatataatctactccgagaacatttcaaaaaataattttaaatttttttaataacatttaagtttttatttatattatttataatataaataattgaaagacattaattatatttaattatttatataataaatattcaaaagacttttgaaatccaaaatataaaatagtttctatagtaaaaattgtttaattatattattttatatatgatatttccTCAAAActtctcacaaaattttaaaatctccgATATGAAATCGGGAAAAATgcctagttattattatttttgatgttgTTGCCATATCCAAAGGCATactattttttctctttaaactAGTATATGGTAGTATTGGTGTTTTTGCcgtataattttaagtttaccagtattttatgatatatatatatatatgcacatacataTGTTTGTGTTTGTCTCTGTATGTGAGAATGATATGTatgattttttacaaaaaagaaTCCTAGTAACAAATTTATCATATTGTCcattgaaaattcaaatgaacGATACCATGTATTTAAACCGATACTATTTGTACAAACATATATGTTTGTGTTTGTCTCTGTGTGTATATGATACGTatgatttcttaaaaaaaatcatagtgacaattttaccatattgtccattaaaaattctaatgtACAATATCATGTGTTTCAACCAATACCACCAGTACAAACATATATGTTTATACTTGTCTTTATATGCTTATGatatgtatgattttttttttaaaaaaaaaatcctagtgATAATTTTACCATATTATCCATTGAAAATTCTAACATATGATACCATGTGTTTTAACCAATACCACTAGTATAAACATATATGTTTATGTTTGTCTCTATATGCCaatgatataaattatttttttaaaaaaaaaaatcctaatgataattttaccatattatctattaaaaattttaatgtacAATATCATGTGTTTCAACAGATATCACCAGTACAAATAGATACACGCTGATTCTATCAATACAGAACAATATAGAATAGCTGAAACAGAACTAATGAAAATACCAATTTAATTAAAGcacaagagaagagaaaaaaccTTAGcccaatttttattataaaacctTTATGCAATGGTTTTTGGGGAACACCATATAATAAtccattaaaattatataaaatttatttgcatGCCATTTAAATCCGGATTCTGAGAAAATCATAGAGAAATGCCCAAATAGTGTCTAAAGAAGCTCAAGACCTCCAATGAAATGAGCTCTGAACTGATCCATCTCAACTTTAGGCATAGCaaaaccaatctcaacacctcctGTGTTTCCCCTGCTTTCAGTCATTGCCATTGATAAAGAATTCCTGATTGAAGTTATCTCAACCTTCACTGGTTTTCCCCACCCAAAATCAGTATCGTAAACTCGAAACTTCGGTGATCCTGCAACTGACAATACCTTCTCCTCCAAAGCCAGTTCTTTGATTATTTCCGGCCAATTTTCCGCCTCTCGGAGCACACCACCAGAATTTAACTTATAAATACTACTACCAATAACTTCTGCTGCTTTTCGAACACCGTCGTAGTTCACAAGCTCGGCCACTTTCATTTGTAACATACAGCCTCCAAGACAGTTTCCAAAGTATCCCGGTGGCAATGCCGGCCTCAGACGACCCCGGGCATCGGCCGGGAAACACATGTAAGCAGTTTTGTCATGTGGCCACCCTGTTGACTTGATCAGGCATGTCCAAACATAAGCACAGGCAATCACAAATGTAGAACAATGGAATGGCTGATGATACTCTTCATTCTTGTCCAGTACAAATTTCTTGAGCTTGTCTACATGCTCTGCTTTGAGAGAAAACGTAGAGAAAATCACTTCGTCGACAGTCGTGGATGAGTTTTCGATCACTATTAATGCACCATCTTCGACCAAGGTTCGGAGAAAGAGGGAATGCAACTTTGAGTCATGGAGCTCTGTTCTGTCATAGAATGGAGGAGCTGCAACGATGGAAGTAGTTGCTGCAGAGCTACAAGTGGCTGCCCAGGACTTGATGAAGTTGATAGAGCTAGTACCATCACAAACTACATGGTTTATAGTGATAGCTAAACAGAGGCCATTGTTGGGAAATACAGTCACTTGCAAAGCCATTAGAGGATGAGAGTGATTACCAGAGAGTGGTACCAAGCTGGGAATCAAAGGCTGCAGATGCTTAAACTCTCTATCTTGGTCGCCGGAGAGTGTGTCGAAGTCAGCCTCAGATTCAGCTAGGATGAACGGAACACTGCCTTCACCTTCAGTAAAATGATAATCAAACTTGTGCTCCGAATCAGGAATGCTTCGAACACGGCTGGCAAGAAGGAACAAGTGCTGGAGAGTGAGGGAGAGGGAGGCCTTCATGGTTGGAAGAAAGTGATCGATGAAATGAGAGGTTGAGTGGGAGAACTTGTAGAAGAAGAGCCTCTCGACGGCGCCGGCTTGCAGCCATAGaagatcaaagaagctcaaaggGATGGATGTCTCTGGCACTGAACCCtttggaggagagattgaacaCTGGTTGAGCACCTTGAGTCCATGGCGTGATGAGGATGATGCCATGGCCACATGTTGGAGATGTGGTCAACTTGCTCGTATTATAGAATATAGATCAGATGACAAACAATCTAATCTCAATTGTGAAtcattcaatattaaataaatgaaaagaagacaTCAGGTATTACGACAATTGGAAGTCAATAATAACAAGAAAGCACAGccattcatttaaataattgtttcaaCGTTTTCCAAGAAGATATCATGCTATTTGACAAAAATTGTTGACCAAGCATGGGTAAATCATTTGTGAAGAAACAAATGTCGTCAAGAGTTTCATGAATGCATCAGGTACTAATCATACATATGGAGAGGTGTGCTACGATGGACATACTGATTTTAGCTGGGCTGCCCCCTCTGTTGCAAATTCTTGGCCATTGAATTATTGATATCAGAGACAAAAGATTTCAGCAGGTTGTAGTTATGCAGCTTGTGTGTGATATCTGAGAAATGATCAGATTGGGCAGTGAAAAAAAGTTCATAATACCCGGGCTTCGTTCTTCAACTTGTCAATGAGCTCGTCGACCGATGAGATGATGACCCCAGCTTTCCTTTTAGGGGGCTCGGTCACTTGAACAACCTCCAAATCAGACTTGATCTCCACATTCAGTTCTTCAAGAGTGACCTTCTTAATGACCTTTGATTTTGCTTTCATTATGTTTGGAAGTGTAGCATATCTTGGCTGATTCAAACGTAGATCCGTGCTGCAACATTAGATATATGCTGAGTTCGGAAGATAAACAGAAGAACGTAAATAATGGTACTAGATACAATTAGCTATCAATTTGTGAGAAAATTTGAGGTTCAACTAAATGTGAACTCTCTCATTTAGCCATGATGGCCATTCAAGTCTGCTTTTATCAATTTGAAGATTCCCCTGTAAACAGATACTTCACTAAGGAAGAACCAAGACCAATTCTTCTCAAGGAAGATAGAACCTTGTTGATAATACTGAGCGCCCAGATTGACCAAGATCACCCATCTTTCTTGGTTAGCCAGGAATCATCCAGCATGCTCAGAGATAATAGATATTAATAAATGGAAGAATAATACAGAAGAGGTGTGACAACAAAAGAATGTTACCCAAACGGAGATTGAACCATGGGACATCACAAGGAGAAGACACAGACCATAGCTGCTCTTAGAATACTCAGGGTCACAACTAGATTTTGAAATAggataaataacttaaatatataacataacCAAATCAAAATATCATGACAGCACTACTGGCGAGTCCAAACGGAGCCTTCACTTTAAACTTTCAATTATTTGAATTGTCTAGTATCTCTGATTCTCTAGATTAGAATTCCAATTataagcaacaacaacaacaacaataataataataataacaataataataataataataaagagttgAAGTGCGAACTCTACGTGATTACTGCAGGTAAATCTAAAGAGAGAGTCTCAAGTCCGCCATCCACCTCTCTTTCAACTGTTGCTACTTGCTTTTCCTTGTCCAACAGAACCTACCATGCATGCAGAGTAAAGCTATCACAAGCCATACTATGGGCCTTCAGCAAATAGAAAGAGAACTCAGGTTACAAAGATTCATGTTGAGTTACAAAAGATGAGATGATAGAGAGAAATCATAAATTTGTGCAAAGAATCCCTGGCTTAATTTGTAGTTACAGAAGCAATTGTGACAGGATGGTGCCAAAGATTTTACATTAAAGGGTTTAAGCATCAATCCCCAAAATCCTGGCTTGAGATCATAATACCAGAAAAGAAATTAGCTAGCAGAAAATAACCGACCTTTGAGGCAAAAGTTCCTTGTGGCCAATTAAGCAATCCTGCAACCATCTGCCCAGTTTGATTGCAATCATCATCTATTGCCTGGAAGAACAGCAATTTTAATGAATGGCAATATGGGAAACGATGAAGCATATCTAAAAACAAACTGCCCATCCAGGAAAGTTACAAGAATGATGTGTCTCAATGATGGAATTACATACAAATCAAAGTAAAGATAAGGGGGAAAAAGGATTGCTTTAAACCACAATGTTTCCAGAACCAAAACTTCCTGGCTTTGAAATCTATGACTTTTTTCTGTCAGCAAATATTCTCTTGCTTGACTTTCTCAAACAATTTACAGAAATCAGCAAATGATATTGAATCATTAATAGAAACATTTACAAGTTTCAAACTTGGATCATACTTCAGAAAACCAACCAGCTTTTttcacaaaacatcaaaatctgaactttaattaaaaactaaagcatACTCAGAATCCAGAAAAGCTAAAAGTTAACATGCATGCTTCATGATAAAATCACACACAAATTGAAGGAAAGCAATTTCTTAAGCCCTAATTGTTCCAGCAGGTTTAGGGCATCAAAATCTGtagttttttcttcaaaacaatATTGTCCTGCTCTGCCTTCTTACACCAATTGATAAGTAGCATCCAATTGATAGAACGAACGTAGAAAAGTCATATACTCAAGTAAGTATATCAAATATcagaaaaaaaactataaaaaattcgtcaaaaatacaaaaatcagaactcaaattaataataataataataaaaaggtacCTGCTTGCCGAGGATCATAAGTCCAGGGCGTTCAATCTCAGCAAGTGCTTTGAGAATTTTGGCAACAGAGAGTGGGAGAACCAGGCCAAGCGAACCGGAGTCAACATGAATAGCACGGTCAGCACCCATGGCGAGAGCCGTGCGGAGAGTATCAGCACACTGTGCAGGTCCAACGGACACGGCGACGACCTCGGACGCAGCACCAGCTTCACGGATCCGCAGAGCCTCCTCCACCGCAATCTCACAGAACGGATTCATCGACATCTTGACATTGCTCATCTCCACTCCACTCTGCGATCAAACCAaccaaaaacatcaaattatccATAATCGGACACTGATTAACCATCAGAGAAGTACCTTATCGGATTTCACTCGGATCTTCACGGCATAATCGATGACGCGCTTCACTGCCACCAtgatcttcatcttctcctccaaagctcaAAAAAGGAAGAGTTTTGGGAGTTATATAGACGTTCATCTCTAGAACTCGGTGGCTATCCCAACGGCTTCAAGCATCGCCGTTCATCTCACACTTGATGAAGATCAACGGCTATTATGTAGAGTTTCACAAGGGTTTTAAGAGGCACTAGTTCAACAAGTCTCTTCCCAGATTGCCCCCGCCATCGCCGACGATGAGACGAGCTTCGTCTTTGATATCCAATCTCGTCGGCAAATCCAAAACTTTTTCCCGGAATGCCCCCAAAACTTTCCCTGATCGCCAGTTGTTCCCGAGATGCCCCTCCCGGCATCTCCAAACCTTTTCCGATAACACCCTTCCTTCTTCTCCAGCGCCGGTTCCGGCTCCGGCTCATACTCCTTCCCGGCAGCGTAAACTCAGAGAACTCTCCGAGCTCGAGGAAAAGTTTGAGGCGGCCACCAGCACTGATGAGATACTTATTGCGTTTGAGGCGTTGGAGCCTTTGCTCGCCCCCGATGATCACAAGCTTGGCCTCGCTTGCCTCAAGGTTGGTCAGCACCTTGAATCCATCTCCTTTGATGATCCTCAGA includes:
- the LOC120272354 gene encoding malonyl-coenzyme A:anthocyanin 3-O-glucoside-6''-O-malonyltransferase-like, with translation MASSSSRHGLKVLNQCSISPPKGSVPETSIPLSFFDLLWLQAGAVERLFFYKFSHSTSHFIDHFLPTMKASLSLTLQHLFLLASRVRSIPDSEHKFDYHFTEGEGSVPFILAESEADFDTLSGDQDREFKHLQPLIPSLVPLSVCDGTSSINFIKSWAATCSSAATTSIVAAPPFYDRTELHDSKLHSLFLRTLVEDGALIVIENSSTTVDEVIFSTFSLKAEHVDKLKKFVLDKNEEYHQPFHCSTFVIACAYVWTCLIKSTGWPHDKTAYMCFPADARGRLRPALPPGYFGNCLGGCMLQMKVAELVNYDGVRKAAEVIGSSIYKLNSGGVLREAENWPEIIKELALEEKVLSVAGSPKFRVYDTDFGWGKPVKVEITSIRNSLSMAMTESRGNTGGVEIGFAMPKVEMDQFRAHFIGGLELL
- the LOC120272355 gene encoding electron transfer flavoprotein subunit beta, mitochondrial, whose amino-acid sequence is MKIMVAVKRVIDYAVKIRVKSDKSGVEMSNVKMSMNPFCEIAVEEALRIREAGAASEVVAVSVGPAQCADTLRTALAMGADRAIHVDSGSLGLVLPLSVAKILKALAEIERPGLMILGKQAIDDDCNQTGQMVAGLLNWPQGTFASKVLLDKEKQVATVEREVDGGLETLSLDLPAVITTDLRLNQPRYATLPNIMKAKSKVIKKVTLEELNVEIKSDLEVVQVTEPPKRKAGVIISSVDELIDKLKNEARVL